The proteins below come from a single Vibrio diazotrophicus genomic window:
- a CDS encoding peptide-methionine (S)-S-oxide reductase yields MQQIYLAGGCLWGVQEFIKYVPGVIDTLAGRANGTTHSTQTEYDGYAECVRVQFDEESVSVEQLVEHLFEIIDPYSVNQQGHDVGLKYRTGVYSDNQTHLEAAKRYIASRSDAAKIVVEVLPLTNFVPSDEEHQHRLTRVQEDHYLCHIPWDLLHKYRNAKSQ; encoded by the coding sequence ATGCAACAAATCTATTTAGCAGGCGGCTGCCTTTGGGGTGTTCAGGAGTTCATTAAGTATGTTCCTGGCGTGATTGATACCTTAGCTGGTCGCGCCAACGGCACCACCCATTCAACCCAAACTGAATATGATGGCTACGCAGAATGCGTTCGAGTCCAATTTGATGAAGAGAGCGTCTCAGTTGAGCAGTTGGTTGAACACCTTTTCGAGATCATCGACCCTTACAGTGTTAATCAACAAGGCCACGATGTAGGTTTGAAGTACCGTACAGGTGTATACAGCGATAACCAGACACATCTTGAAGCCGCGAAACGCTATATTGCCTCACGATCTGACGCAGCAAAAATTGTGGTTGAAGTGTTACCTTTGACCAACTTTGTCCCTAGTGATGAAGAACATCAACATCGCCTGACCCGCGTCCAAGAAGATCACTACTTATGTCATATACCTTGGGATCTTCTGCATAAATACCGTAATGCAAAAAGCCAATAA
- a CDS encoding VOC family protein, giving the protein MFSHIMVGSDDIEKSKAFYDAILGVLSYPQGVIDAKGRCWYFNSNGVLGLTKPINGEATTHGNGMTIGYKVDSPELVDAWHAAGVENGGVTCEEPPGVRVIDEKKLYLAYLRDPFGNKLCAAHYL; this is encoded by the coding sequence ATGTTTAGTCATATTATGGTCGGCTCCGACGATATTGAAAAATCAAAAGCGTTTTATGACGCTATTCTAGGTGTTTTGAGTTATCCGCAAGGTGTCATTGATGCGAAAGGACGCTGTTGGTACTTCAATTCTAATGGTGTGCTCGGTTTGACTAAGCCTATTAACGGCGAAGCGACTACACACGGCAACGGTATGACTATCGGCTATAAAGTTGATAGCCCTGAGTTGGTAGACGCATGGCACGCGGCTGGGGTTGAAAATGGTGGTGTTACGTGTGAAGAGCCACCAGGCGTGCGTGTTATCGATGAGAAAAAGCTTTACTTAGCTTATCTTCGTGACCCATTCGGCAATAAACTTTGTGCCGCGCACTATTTATAA
- the istA gene encoding IS21 family transposase — MPKKRTSMTNIKEVLRLKYECHLSTRKIASCTKVSRSTISEILTRFEQSAMSWPLPESCSDTELAQTLYRDKTISDTKVMPDFAQCFVELKRKGMSKHLLWEEYLAEYQERAYRYSQFCEHYTRWLKKQKRSMRQSHLAGDKLFIDYCGPTIPVVNPETGEIRNAQIFVATLGASNYTYVEACESQRLEHWLEAHANAFEHFGGVPALLVPDNLKSAVTKTDRYEPKLNDSYRKLAYHYRTAVMPARPYKPKDKAKAENAVLIVERWIMMRLRHRTFHTFKELNLSIRELMDSLNQRQMKQLGASRKELFDTLDKPALKPLPVQRYLYTEIKRAKVGPDYHIEYKRHYYSVPHQLVGQYVELEATSRLIQIYHQGNLISQHPASKKEHGISTYPEHMPSNHQYQKWSPERLLNWGGRIGAATQEVVNRLLMSKAHPAQANRSCLGLLNLTKKYGDARLEQACKDALMVNKPYLRFIRNLLENHREGLLSSTPESTPDIQHSNVRGPNSYH; from the coding sequence ATGCCGAAAAAGAGAACATCTATGACAAACATCAAAGAGGTATTACGCCTTAAATATGAGTGCCATCTGTCGACCAGAAAGATCGCTTCCTGCACGAAAGTAAGTCGTTCAACCATCTCAGAAATACTGACCCGTTTTGAGCAAAGCGCAATGAGTTGGCCTCTCCCTGAAAGCTGCTCTGATACTGAACTGGCTCAGACTCTCTATCGTGACAAAACAATCAGCGACACAAAGGTGATGCCGGACTTCGCCCAGTGCTTTGTCGAACTGAAACGTAAGGGCATGAGCAAACATCTGCTGTGGGAAGAGTATCTGGCTGAATATCAGGAGAGAGCTTATCGTTACAGCCAGTTCTGCGAGCATTACACTCGTTGGTTAAAGAAGCAGAAACGCAGTATGCGTCAGAGCCACCTGGCCGGTGACAAACTGTTCATCGACTACTGTGGACCAACCATCCCGGTGGTAAACCCTGAAACCGGAGAAATCCGCAACGCTCAGATCTTCGTGGCGACGTTAGGTGCGTCCAACTACACCTATGTTGAAGCCTGTGAAAGCCAGCGACTTGAGCACTGGCTGGAAGCTCATGCCAATGCCTTTGAACACTTCGGCGGCGTTCCGGCGTTGCTTGTACCTGATAACCTAAAATCCGCGGTGACCAAAACGGACCGCTACGAACCCAAGCTCAACGATAGTTACCGCAAGTTGGCGTACCATTACCGCACGGCCGTTATGCCAGCACGCCCTTATAAACCCAAAGATAAAGCCAAGGCTGAGAATGCCGTCCTTATCGTTGAGCGTTGGATCATGATGCGGCTTCGTCACCGAACCTTCCATACCTTCAAAGAGCTAAACCTCTCTATCCGGGAGTTAATGGACTCACTGAACCAAAGACAGATGAAACAACTGGGAGCCAGCCGAAAGGAGCTGTTCGATACTCTGGATAAGCCGGCACTAAAACCTCTCCCCGTACAACGTTATCTCTACACAGAAATCAAACGCGCCAAAGTGGGGCCGGATTATCACATCGAATACAAAAGGCATTATTACTCTGTTCCCCATCAGTTAGTGGGCCAATACGTTGAGCTTGAAGCCACTTCCAGGCTGATACAGATATACCATCAGGGTAATCTGATCTCTCAGCACCCAGCCAGTAAAAAAGAGCATGGGATCAGTACTTATCCGGAGCATATGCCCAGCAATCATCAATATCAAAAATGGTCACCAGAGCGGTTACTTAACTGGGGAGGCCGGATCGGCGCAGCGACACAAGAAGTGGTCAACCGATTACTCATGTCGAAAGCGCATCCTGCGCAAGCCAATCGCAGTTGCCTTGGGCTTCTCAACCTGACGAAAAAATACGGTGACGCTCGCTTAGAGCAGGCATGTAAAGATGCTCTGATGGTGAACAAACCCTATCTCAGGTTCATCAGAAACTTGCTTGAAAATCACCGGGAAGGCCTGTTGTCTTCGACTCCGGAATCCACCCCTGACATCCAACACAGCAATGTGCGCGGACCCAACAGTTATCACTAG
- the istB gene encoding IS21-like element helper ATPase IstB, with protein sequence MNTISEQLKSLRLSHAASALEQQQEQLSTYAELSFEERLSLLLESEVLGRNQAKIQRLKWQAKLRVDALPSQIIYKEGRGLKRTQMSELLTGSYLHKKQNVLITGPTGAGKTYVACALAAQACDQLYSVRYHRLSRLLDDLSSGRLDGTYQKQLLALSRKQLLILDDWGMEKLSPDHAGHLLELLEDRYQTSSTIMISQLPVKEWYNMIGNATVADALLDRLIHNSHRIELGGESMRKLAQSGQVE encoded by the coding sequence ATGAACACAATAAGCGAACAACTCAAATCACTGCGTCTGAGCCATGCCGCCTCGGCTCTGGAGCAACAACAAGAGCAGTTATCGACCTATGCAGAGCTGAGCTTCGAAGAGCGGTTAAGCCTGCTGCTTGAAAGCGAAGTGTTGGGACGAAATCAGGCCAAAATCCAACGCCTGAAGTGGCAAGCTAAACTCCGGGTCGATGCTCTGCCAAGTCAGATTATCTACAAAGAAGGACGAGGACTTAAGCGTACTCAAATGAGTGAGCTATTAACCGGGAGCTACTTGCACAAAAAACAAAACGTTCTGATCACCGGACCGACGGGAGCAGGAAAAACCTACGTTGCCTGTGCGCTTGCAGCTCAAGCTTGCGACCAGCTCTACAGTGTCCGTTATCACAGGCTCAGCCGTTTACTTGATGACCTGAGTTCAGGTCGCCTTGACGGGACTTACCAAAAGCAACTTCTGGCTCTGTCGAGAAAACAACTTCTGATCTTGGATGACTGGGGAATGGAAAAGTTGAGTCCGGATCATGCGGGTCACTTGCTGGAGCTTCTGGAGGATCGTTATCAAACCAGCAGCACCATTATGATAAGCCAGCTTCCGGTTAAAGAATGGTACAACATGATAGGCAATGCCACGGTTGCTGACGCCTTATTGGATAGGTTAATCCACAACAGTCACCGAATAGAACTCGGAGGAGAATCAATGAGAAAACTGGCGCAATCCGGACAGGTAGAGTAA
- a CDS encoding sensor domain-containing diguanylate cyclase, with amino-acid sequence MSKIDELPALVASVSGFNLLRTVIDESPDVIFIKNWQGDFLLCNQALASLYGTTPERMVGKTDADFNDNAEQVASYEQSAREVLESGKTTTTIEMSTHAETGEIRYFQSVKKPILDPEGSNKLLLVIAHDITELKNAYQAVEESEKRYNFAMEASNVGIWDWNITDNKVHHNSKWCDILGLQSNMRVHDMSVLEKFIHPNDVEKMMMAVEKALEVDGLYDSEHRMVRTNGEVLWVHDRGRVVEYDRNGKPIRMVGSFSDITLNKRFERQLERTSKELERNNETLEQIVQERTEALELAVKELESIATKDQLTGLGNRLMLEQWLAMQTRNQELVSILIDLDRFKSINDRFGHQVGDEVLAAASKCLSDIRESDLLIRWGGEEFLILLTNVTIEQACMIAENLRANLQNANILPVNEQVTASFGVCAKPFNKTEFENAVQQSDEALYQAKKAGRNQVKVFGHLTGTKD; translated from the coding sequence ATGTCTAAAATCGATGAACTACCAGCATTGGTGGCCTCGGTGTCGGGATTTAACTTACTTAGAACTGTGATCGATGAATCTCCGGATGTTATCTTTATAAAAAACTGGCAAGGGGATTTTTTGCTCTGCAATCAAGCCTTAGCAAGTTTGTATGGCACAACACCTGAGCGAATGGTGGGTAAAACGGATGCTGACTTTAACGACAACGCAGAGCAAGTTGCTTCCTATGAGCAAAGCGCTCGTGAAGTTTTAGAGTCAGGAAAAACAACAACGACCATAGAAATGTCTACTCATGCTGAAACTGGCGAGATTCGTTACTTCCAATCTGTTAAAAAACCAATACTCGATCCGGAAGGAAGCAACAAGCTACTATTGGTTATCGCACATGACATCACTGAACTAAAAAATGCCTATCAAGCGGTTGAAGAAAGTGAAAAGCGTTATAACTTTGCAATGGAAGCTTCGAACGTCGGTATTTGGGATTGGAATATTACCGATAACAAGGTTCATCACAATAGCAAGTGGTGTGACATATTAGGCTTACAAAGTAATATGCGTGTTCATGACATGTCAGTACTAGAAAAGTTTATTCACCCTAATGATGTAGAAAAAATGATGATGGCGGTTGAAAAGGCTTTGGAAGTTGATGGTCTTTACGATAGTGAACATCGAATGGTACGTACCAATGGTGAAGTCTTATGGGTTCATGATCGTGGCCGTGTGGTGGAATACGATAGGAATGGCAAGCCTATTCGTATGGTGGGAAGCTTTAGTGACATTACACTTAACAAACGCTTTGAACGTCAATTAGAAAGGACATCAAAAGAGTTAGAACGAAATAATGAGACCTTGGAACAGATTGTTCAGGAGCGTACGGAAGCGCTTGAACTGGCAGTAAAAGAGTTAGAAAGCATAGCAACAAAAGATCAGTTAACAGGTTTAGGTAATCGATTAATGCTTGAACAGTGGTTGGCGATGCAAACAAGAAATCAAGAACTTGTCTCTATTCTGATCGATCTTGATCGGTTTAAATCGATTAACGATAGATTTGGTCATCAGGTCGGTGATGAAGTCTTGGCAGCGGCTAGTAAATGTTTGTCTGATATTCGTGAAAGTGACTTACTTATTCGATGGGGTGGTGAGGAGTTTCTTATCTTGTTAACCAACGTTACCATCGAACAAGCTTGCATGATTGCCGAAAATTTGAGAGCTAATTTGCAGAATGCGAATATATTGCCAGTGAATGAACAAGTGACTGCAAGCTTTGGTGTCTGCGCTAAACCATTCAATAAAACTGAGTTTGAAAACGCTGTCCAACAGTCAGATGAAGCTTTGTATCAAGCTAAGAAGGCTGGTAGAAATCAAGTTAAAGTTTTCGGTCATCTTACTGGAACTAAAGATTAA
- the mqo gene encoding malate dehydrogenase (quinone), translated as MSNVTGQNGFSQLSSNAAEKLVDVVLIGGGIMSATLGTFIQQLEPNWTINMFERLDKVAEESSNGWNNAGTGHSSLAESNYTPQTSDGEVTMGKALEIYEQFQLSRQFWAYLVEQGLIRDPSTFINSVPHMSFVTGENNVDFLRKRYQTLRSSPLFDGMVYSEDREQIKSWAPLLIQDRDETQPIAATRSRFGTDVNFGALTHHMVDILNQNENFTLNTRHEVKTLHRQSDGTWKITVKNLDNNSVRTVHTKYVFIGAGGASLTLLQKSGIPESRQYGGFPVGGQFLVTENPEIVKLHRAKVYGKAAVGAPPMSVPHMDTRFIDGKEVVLFGPFASFSSKFLKQGSLLDLFGSVTPSNLIPMTQVGLKSFDLIKYLVGELLQSNEDRMKALREFFPTAKSEDWSLWQAGQRVQIIKKVAGKNGELHLGSELVHAADGSLTALLGASPGASVSAAVMLELLQRCFAEHMATEEWQQKIKQMLPSYGVTLNEHPELNQEILLNTSKVLKLTQDLVEVRSIKEEVEESEQPALATTA; from the coding sequence ATGAGTAACGTAACTGGTCAAAATGGATTCAGCCAGCTTAGTTCTAATGCTGCAGAGAAACTGGTCGATGTGGTTTTAATCGGTGGTGGTATTATGAGCGCAACGCTCGGTACTTTCATCCAACAATTAGAACCTAATTGGACTATCAATATGTTTGAGCGACTTGATAAGGTCGCAGAAGAAAGCTCCAACGGATGGAACAATGCCGGAACCGGTCATTCCTCTTTAGCTGAATCAAACTACACCCCACAGACTTCCGATGGCGAAGTGACTATGGGTAAAGCGTTAGAAATCTACGAACAATTTCAACTATCCCGTCAATTCTGGGCCTATTTGGTTGAACAAGGTTTAATCCGCGATCCAAGTACCTTTATTAACAGCGTTCCCCATATGAGTTTTGTTACTGGTGAGAACAACGTTGATTTCCTTCGCAAGCGTTATCAAACACTGCGCAGCTCACCTCTGTTCGATGGCATGGTTTACTCAGAAGACAGAGAACAAATTAAGTCATGGGCGCCCTTGCTCATTCAAGACCGTGACGAAACCCAGCCTATTGCAGCAACGCGTTCTCGATTTGGTACCGATGTGAATTTTGGTGCGCTTACTCACCACATGGTCGACATCTTAAACCAGAATGAAAACTTCACGTTGAACACAAGACATGAAGTAAAAACGTTGCACCGTCAGTCTGACGGTACTTGGAAAATCACCGTCAAGAATTTAGACAACAACAGTGTTCGTACCGTACACACTAAGTATGTTTTTATTGGCGCTGGTGGTGCATCACTGACTCTACTGCAAAAATCTGGTATCCCTGAATCCCGCCAGTATGGTGGTTTCCCTGTGGGCGGTCAGTTCCTCGTAACTGAAAACCCTGAAATCGTAAAACTGCACCGTGCAAAAGTTTACGGAAAAGCAGCTGTAGGTGCGCCACCTATGTCTGTTCCACACATGGACACTCGTTTCATCGATGGTAAAGAAGTGGTACTTTTCGGGCCTTTCGCTAGCTTCTCTAGTAAGTTTTTAAAACAAGGCTCGCTGCTTGATTTATTTGGTTCGGTAACACCATCAAACTTGATTCCAATGACTCAAGTCGGTTTAAAGAGCTTTGATTTGATCAAATACCTTGTTGGTGAACTGCTGCAAAGTAACGAAGATCGAATGAAAGCTCTGAGAGAGTTCTTCCCTACCGCTAAATCTGAAGATTGGTCGTTGTGGCAAGCTGGGCAACGCGTACAAATCATCAAAAAAGTGGCGGGGAAAAACGGCGAATTGCATCTTGGTTCTGAACTCGTTCACGCAGCAGACGGAAGCTTAACCGCACTGCTAGGTGCCTCTCCTGGTGCATCCGTGTCTGCGGCGGTGATGCTTGAGTTACTGCAACGTTGCTTTGCAGAGCACATGGCAACTGAAGAGTGGCAACAAAAGATCAAGCAGATGCTCCCTTCATATGGCGTTACTTTGAATGAGCACCCTGAACTCAATCAAGAGATCCTGCTGAACACCAGTAAAGTTCTCAAGCTGACTCAAGATCTTGTTGAAGTGCGCTCAATAAAAGAAGAGGTCGAAGAATCTGAACAGCCGGCTTTGGCAACTACTGCTTAA
- a CDS encoding AraC family transcriptional regulator, which yields MYIVRSGAADKFDSLVHELSQNPIDILKDVGLSATQFRDPDTYIAYSRLADLMETAALQCNQPLFGVMLGQRQSLQSLGDLPMLLSRAKTVGDVFSQVNDYLYLHSVSLDLKERNGWVQVSLNIDVDNEIGKEQLIQLSVAQLAKFVASILNTDVERITLHLTQSEVTDYSLRANSGLPHILFDESFNGILLRPSQLSSKVYQDPELLERHFEKHLQYLNKRYPNNLYDQASDLISRLLATGECSVERVVAKALDLHPRVLQSRLKSYGSSYREILQKVRQRLAEKSLADHAQSITDIALQLGYAEASVFSRHFRDWTGLSPTQWRNQCDKQS from the coding sequence ATGTATATCGTTAGAAGCGGAGCAGCAGACAAGTTTGACAGCTTGGTCCATGAGTTAAGCCAAAACCCAATAGATATATTGAAAGATGTAGGTTTGTCGGCGACTCAGTTCCGTGATCCCGATACATATATTGCTTACTCGCGGTTAGCCGATCTCATGGAAACGGCTGCGTTACAATGTAACCAGCCTCTGTTTGGCGTGATGTTGGGGCAAAGACAAAGCTTACAGAGTCTAGGCGACCTACCGATGTTGCTGTCTAGGGCTAAAACCGTCGGCGATGTATTTTCACAGGTTAACGACTACCTCTATTTGCACTCCGTGTCTTTAGATTTAAAAGAAAGAAATGGTTGGGTACAGGTATCACTGAATATTGATGTCGATAATGAAATAGGCAAAGAACAGCTCATACAACTGAGTGTGGCCCAGCTTGCCAAATTTGTTGCAAGCATTCTCAATACAGATGTTGAACGCATTACGCTTCACTTAACCCAATCGGAAGTAACGGATTACTCGCTACGAGCGAACTCAGGACTACCGCATATTCTCTTTGATGAGTCATTTAATGGGATACTGCTACGACCAAGCCAGTTGAGTTCGAAGGTTTACCAAGATCCTGAACTGCTTGAGCGACATTTTGAAAAACATCTGCAGTACTTAAACAAGCGTTATCCCAACAATTTGTATGACCAAGCGTCTGATCTTATTTCTCGCTTGCTAGCCACAGGTGAGTGCAGCGTAGAAAGGGTCGTCGCCAAAGCGTTGGATTTACACCCTAGAGTTTTGCAGTCTCGTTTGAAAAGTTATGGCTCAAGCTATCGCGAAATATTGCAAAAAGTAAGGCAACGACTGGCGGAAAAATCGCTGGCTGATCACGCACAAAGCATTACCGACATTGCTCTTCAGCTAGGATATGCCGAGGCTTCTGTGTTCAGTCGTCATTTTCGAGATTGGACAGGGTTGTCGCCGACTCAATGGCGCAATCAATGTGATAAACAAAGCTAA
- a CDS encoding SDR family NAD(P)-dependent oxidoreductase, with protein MELFNKVAVVTGAAGGIGKAIINQLLEQGVKVLAVDLSEKSLEIYQGFDEEQLHTFAADVSDYGQVEAAVKAAATHFGSLDIMINNAGIGMAKPLLEHDPIHDFDPVTKVNQNGVYYGILAAAHQFKSQGTRGVILNTSSVYAQMASEMTFTYNVSKAAVDMMTKCAALELAPLGIRVVAIAPGRVDTPMLRQYEAFGLWEHISKEQMRQTFTQPEEIANVVSFLVSDQANCINGCTVSASDGFENFKYPLLG; from the coding sequence GTGGAGCTTTTCAATAAAGTTGCTGTCGTTACAGGTGCTGCCGGTGGTATTGGTAAAGCGATTATTAATCAGTTACTTGAGCAAGGTGTTAAAGTCCTCGCTGTGGATCTATCGGAAAAATCTCTGGAAATCTATCAAGGTTTTGATGAAGAACAACTGCACACTTTCGCGGCTGATGTTTCTGATTACGGACAAGTCGAAGCCGCAGTTAAAGCTGCTGCAACACATTTCGGTAGCTTGGATATCATGATTAACAATGCTGGTATTGGCATGGCGAAACCACTCCTAGAGCACGACCCTATCCATGATTTCGATCCCGTTACAAAAGTTAACCAAAATGGCGTGTATTACGGAATTTTGGCGGCAGCACATCAGTTTAAGTCGCAGGGTACGAGAGGTGTCATTCTTAACACTTCCTCAGTCTACGCACAGATGGCTTCGGAGATGACGTTCACTTATAACGTCAGTAAAGCGGCCGTTGATATGATGACCAAATGCGCGGCACTTGAACTTGCACCTCTTGGTATCCGTGTGGTTGCCATTGCACCCGGACGTGTTGATACACCGATGCTCCGTCAATATGAAGCATTTGGTCTTTGGGAACACATTAGCAAAGAACAGATGCGTCAAACATTCACTCAGCCTGAAGAAATCGCCAACGTAGTTTCATTCTTAGTCAGCGACCAAGCCAACTGCATTAATGGTTGCACTGTTAGTGCTTCCGATGGCTTCGAAAACTTCAAATACCCTCTTTTGGGTTAA
- a CDS encoding 2,4'-dihydroxyacetophenone dioxygenase family protein has translation MSLPEVIQHQDFLLTLNTNEESIVKDALPGVDVYPLFLDPENGTWVIRAKFAPGITLPKHFHTGVVHFYTLSGAWHYMEYPDQVQTAGSYLYEPGGSIHTFHCPKDSGGADGFMVISGANINFDQEGNFMNIMDAGWIEQVLIAAAKAQGIKARYIKPGAIAQLSDQ, from the coding sequence ATGTCATTACCAGAAGTGATTCAACATCAAGATTTTCTGCTAACACTTAATACCAACGAAGAATCTATAGTCAAAGATGCATTACCGGGCGTAGACGTATACCCACTGTTTCTAGATCCTGAAAACGGTACTTGGGTTATTCGTGCGAAGTTTGCACCGGGCATCACGCTACCAAAACACTTCCACACTGGCGTCGTGCATTTCTATACGTTAAGTGGTGCTTGGCACTACATGGAATATCCAGATCAAGTTCAAACCGCAGGTAGCTACCTGTACGAACCAGGCGGTTCTATCCATACTTTCCACTGTCCTAAAGACTCAGGTGGTGCTGACGGATTTATGGTGATCTCTGGTGCGAACATCAACTTCGACCAAGAAGGCAACTTCATGAACATCATGGATGCTGGCTGGATTGAGCAAGTACTTATTGCGGCTGCAAAAGCGCAAGGTATCAAAGCACGTTACATAAAGCCGGGTGCAATTGCTCAGTTGAGTGATCAATAG
- a CDS encoding GNAT family N-acetyltransferase: MKFEITTARSEHANQIAKLTQELGYTANTKDTETWLTQLSRSPMHCVYIAVVDNQVYGWLVIEKRMFLESGTKAEITGLVVGKQYRCLGIAQALVRAAQEWAIEQGLETMVVRSNVEREESHLFYPKVGFERSKTTHVYTKSLKENE, from the coding sequence ATGAAATTTGAAATCACGACTGCACGTTCTGAGCATGCCAACCAGATAGCAAAGTTAACGCAAGAACTTGGTTATACAGCAAATACGAAAGACACAGAAACTTGGTTAACGCAATTGAGTCGTTCACCTATGCATTGTGTTTATATCGCAGTAGTCGATAACCAAGTATACGGTTGGCTGGTGATTGAGAAACGAATGTTTCTAGAGTCTGGCACAAAAGCTGAAATCACAGGTTTGGTCGTAGGTAAACAATATCGATGCCTTGGTATTGCGCAAGCGTTGGTGCGAGCTGCACAAGAGTGGGCTATTGAGCAGGGTTTAGAGACAATGGTGGTGAGATCCAATGTTGAAAGAGAAGAATCGCATCTGTTCTATCCCAAAGTGGGATTTGAAAGAAGTAAGACAACCCATGTCTACACTAAGTCTTTGAAAGAAAATGAATAA
- a CDS encoding alkene reductase: MTDALFQPIQVGRFQLANRIVMPPMTRSRASQPNDVANDLMAKYYAQRASAGLIVSEGTQIAPNAKGYAWTPGIYSNEQVAGWKKVTDAVHAKGGIIFAQLWHVGRVTHPDNINGEQPISSSAIKAEGVKVFVDNGTDEPGFVDTAMPREMTQDDIDLVIKQFHQAAKNALLAGFDGIELHAANGYLVNQFIDSESNNRTDMYGGSLENRLRFLDEVVATLCDAIGSDRVGVRLAPLTTLNGTVDANPEETYVAAAKVLNKHGIAYLHIAEADWDDAPLMPVAFKQALRETFTGTLIYAGKYNVEKALLALDSGLADMVAFGRPYVSNPDLPERIKNGQPWAAHDPNTLFGGAEKGLTDYPNFAEQR; the protein is encoded by the coding sequence ATGACTGACGCATTGTTTCAACCGATTCAAGTAGGTCGTTTTCAACTTGCAAACCGCATCGTTATGCCTCCGATGACTCGTTCAAGAGCAAGTCAGCCAAACGATGTGGCCAACGACTTAATGGCAAAGTACTACGCACAACGCGCTAGCGCTGGGTTGATTGTGAGTGAAGGTACCCAAATCGCACCAAACGCAAAAGGGTACGCATGGACTCCGGGTATCTACAGTAATGAACAAGTGGCAGGTTGGAAGAAGGTAACGGATGCAGTGCATGCGAAAGGCGGTATTATTTTCGCTCAGCTTTGGCATGTGGGGCGTGTCACTCACCCAGACAACATTAACGGTGAGCAACCTATTTCTTCTTCTGCTATTAAAGCTGAAGGTGTGAAAGTGTTTGTTGATAACGGCACTGATGAGCCAGGGTTCGTTGACACGGCAATGCCACGTGAAATGACTCAAGATGATATTGATCTTGTGATTAAGCAGTTCCACCAAGCTGCAAAGAATGCGCTGTTGGCAGGCTTTGACGGTATCGAACTTCACGCGGCTAATGGCTATTTGGTCAATCAATTTATTGACTCTGAATCAAACAATCGTACCGATATGTACGGTGGTAGCCTTGAAAATCGCCTGCGTTTCCTTGATGAAGTGGTAGCGACATTATGTGATGCCATTGGTTCTGACCGAGTCGGTGTTCGTCTTGCGCCATTAACAACTCTAAATGGTACGGTTGACGCGAACCCTGAAGAAACCTATGTGGCAGCAGCGAAAGTTCTCAATAAACACGGCATCGCATACTTACATATTGCAGAAGCTGACTGGGACGACGCACCGTTAATGCCAGTAGCGTTTAAACAGGCGTTACGCGAAACCTTTACTGGCACTTTGATCTACGCTGGTAAATACAATGTTGAGAAAGCGCTTTTGGCTTTAGATTCTGGTTTAGCGGATATGGTTGCGTTCGGTCGCCCTTATGTATCAAATCCAGATCTGCCTGAGCGTATTAAAAATGGTCAGCCTTGGGCCGCTCACGATCCCAATACTCTGTTTGGCGGTGCAGAAAAAGGATTAACGGATTATCCAAATTTTGCCGAACAAAGATAA